A part of Bosea sp. (in: a-proteobacteria) genomic DNA contains:
- a CDS encoding AAA family ATPase, giving the protein MKITHLTVEGAGRFNGRMSVQGFGDGVNVLCEPNEAGKSTLFRALRICLFERHSTKAFHVQQLATAGLSLSLIVTLGFSLGVHAYQIRKSFLRGASASLSRDGLEIARGSEADESVWSLLGIAPGSGRSVDDAAFGLLWVAQGDSFHPPKPTHAASGALNAAIEAEVGALVGGERARVLQAELARDLGVLVTEKGKAKAGGPLAAALGQVEATAAELSVIERRLAAVDAQITQVGEARQERAKVADPAQLAEMQTSAAEAERELGEARAAAARLAPLELAEAQAQAILAAAERRRDEILERAARIDETRQRQDALARRLASIAREEREALDRQASAQAEIDALARAGAADDAKLRMAHGFRAAIASATNRSALSQRRTTLADLGQRLSSADAALADNAASAEAVRELDALERDIDLAEARLKAGAARLGIEMLTSGAGQVTLDGATITQALSQPVTAPIEIQVGDLARISVVPPAGYGAEQMEARQARGSQLEALLARCGLASAGELRRAHEARREVEGERQAIATALKALGASPAALSAELARIDGELAAADRLAARTLAEAGLDALPDLASLEQHVALAEARQDEARAARVRLDAVKDGANDILKILAQELGRLDAERAEGARSLDQDLALLPDAGRHAIMAQCEAGLAQARLAKGAAAEALATLRSKTPDPAEIERLDNRCVRLRSALAQQRGRIGELDLVIANLEGQIQNAGAEGLGERAAMMTDELALWQRETERHQRRVRMLQLLHDTVARCHAEQRERLNAPIKRHLKPYLADVFAAAEPELGDGFRVHALNRAGLGAQSIDLLSDGTKEQIAVLTRLAMGSMLAERGQSVPIVLDDALVFADDDRIERMFDALARAGRQQQVIILTCRTRAFARLGGLRLSLVPG; this is encoded by the coding sequence GTGAAGATCACGCATCTTACGGTGGAGGGCGCGGGTCGCTTCAACGGCCGCATGTCGGTCCAGGGCTTTGGCGACGGCGTGAACGTGCTGTGCGAGCCCAATGAGGCCGGCAAGTCGACGCTGTTCCGCGCCCTGCGTATCTGCCTGTTCGAGCGCCACAGCACAAAGGCGTTTCATGTGCAGCAACTGGCCACCGCCGGGCTGTCGCTGTCCTTGATCGTCACGCTCGGCTTTTCGCTGGGAGTCCATGCCTACCAGATCCGCAAATCCTTCCTGCGCGGCGCATCGGCCTCGCTCAGCCGCGACGGGTTGGAGATCGCCCGCGGCAGCGAGGCAGATGAAAGCGTTTGGAGCCTGCTCGGCATCGCGCCCGGCTCGGGCCGCTCGGTCGATGACGCAGCCTTCGGGCTGCTCTGGGTGGCGCAGGGCGATTCCTTTCACCCGCCAAAGCCGACCCATGCCGCCAGCGGAGCCCTGAATGCCGCCATCGAGGCTGAAGTGGGCGCGCTGGTGGGCGGCGAACGCGCCCGCGTGCTACAGGCAGAACTCGCCCGCGACCTTGGCGTGCTCGTGACCGAGAAGGGCAAGGCCAAGGCGGGCGGGCCCCTCGCCGCGGCGCTGGGGCAGGTTGAGGCAACGGCGGCGGAGCTGTCCGTGATCGAGCGACGGCTGGCGGCCGTGGATGCGCAAATCACGCAGGTTGGGGAGGCGCGTCAGGAGCGCGCCAAGGTTGCCGACCCCGCACAACTCGCCGAGATGCAGACATCCGCCGCCGAGGCCGAGCGCGAACTGGGCGAGGCGCGCGCCGCTGCGGCCCGGCTGGCCCCGCTGGAACTGGCCGAGGCACAGGCGCAGGCGATCCTTGCCGCAGCCGAGCGGCGCCGGGATGAGATTCTGGAGAGGGCCGCACGCATCGACGAGACGCGGCAAAGGCAGGACGCGCTGGCGCGGCGGCTCGCTTCCATCGCCCGGGAGGAACGGGAGGCGCTGGACCGGCAGGCCAGCGCCCAGGCCGAAATCGATGCGCTGGCCAGGGCGGGCGCTGCCGATGACGCGAAGCTGCGGATGGCGCACGGCTTTCGCGCCGCCATCGCCAGCGCGACAAACCGCAGCGCGCTCTCCCAACGCCGGACCACGCTCGCCGATTTGGGGCAGCGCCTTTCGAGCGCCGATGCCGCGCTCGCCGACAACGCCGCAAGCGCCGAGGCGGTGCGCGAACTCGACGCGCTGGAACGGGACATCGATCTCGCCGAGGCGCGGCTCAAGGCCGGAGCCGCGCGGCTGGGCATCGAGATGCTGACCTCGGGCGCAGGGCAGGTGACGCTGGATGGCGCGACGATCACGCAGGCGCTCTCGCAGCCGGTGACGGCGCCGATCGAGATCCAGGTGGGCGACCTCGCGCGCATCAGCGTGGTTCCGCCGGCAGGCTATGGAGCCGAGCAGATGGAGGCGCGGCAGGCGCGGGGTTCGCAGCTCGAGGCGCTGCTGGCGCGCTGCGGGCTTGCATCCGCCGGGGAATTGCGCCGGGCGCACGAGGCGCGGCGCGAGGTCGAAGGCGAGAGGCAAGCCATCGCCACGGCACTCAAGGCGCTGGGCGCCTCCCCTGCCGCTCTCTCAGCCGAGCTGGCGCGGATCGACGGCGAGCTTGCGGCTGCGGACCGGCTGGCGGCCCGGACGCTGGCGGAAGCAGGCCTCGATGCACTCCCGGACCTCGCCAGCCTGGAGCAGCACGTGGCGCTGGCCGAGGCGAGGCAAGACGAGGCCCGCGCGGCCCGCGTGCGGCTGGATGCTGTCAAGGACGGCGCCAACGACATCCTCAAGATCCTGGCGCAGGAGCTGGGCCGCCTCGACGCCGAGCGCGCCGAGGGGGCGCGATCGCTCGACCAGGACCTCGCGCTGCTGCCGGACGCTGGGCGCCACGCGATCATGGCGCAGTGCGAGGCCGGGTTGGCGCAGGCACGGCTGGCCAAAGGCGCCGCCGCCGAGGCCCTTGCGACCCTGCGCAGCAAGACGCCTGACCCGGCCGAGATCGAGCGGCTGGACAATCGCTGCGTGCGGCTGCGCTCTGCGCTGGCGCAGCAGCGCGGGCGGATTGGCGAACTCGACCTCGTGATCGCCAATCTCGAAGGCCAGATACAGAACGCCGGCGCCGAGGGTCTTGGCGAACGCGCAGCCATGATGACCGATGAGCTTGCGCTGTGGCAGCGCGAGACCGAGCGGCATCAGCGGCGGGTGCGTATGCTGCAACTTCTGCACGACACCGTCGCGCGCTGCCACGCCGAACAGCGCGAGCGGCTCAACGCGCCGATCAAGCGCCATCTCAAGCCTTATCTGGCCGATGTCTTTGCGGCGGCGGAACCTGAACTGGGCGACGGCTTCCGCGTCCATGCGCTGAATCGCGCCGGGCTTGGCGCGCAGAGCATCGACCTGCTCTCGGACGGCACGAAGGAACAGATCGCCGTGCTGACCCGCCTCGCCATGGGCTCCATGCTGGCCGAGCGCGGGCAGAGCGTGCCGATCGTGCTCGATGATGCGCTCGTCTTTGCCGACGACGACCGTATCGAGCGCATGTTCGATGCGCTGGCGCGCGCGGGCCGCCAGCAGCAGGTCATCATCCTCACCTGCCGGACCCGCGCCTTCGCGCGACTGGGCGGCTTGAGGCTGAGCCTCGTGCCTGGCTGA
- a CDS encoding beta-glucosidase, giving the protein MFKSFFQGGFECSTHRRDDGVRLDIIAATRHDVMAAQDYALLHGLGVYTVRDGARWHLIEGAPGHYDWSSLLPMLDAARLTRTEVIWDLLHYGWPDHLDIWSSAFVDRFAAFAGALARLVRDRGDEVPWYCPVNEISFMSWAGGDFAIFNPCARGRGDELKRQLVRAAIAAMDAIWAVDPRARFVHADPLIHVHPVPGSSSTQGRARRHTRAQYQAWDMMSGRSWPGLGGKPEYLDVLGVNYYCHNQWVVGAGPLDWQGSDSRFIPLRDLLARAHRRYGRPMFIAETGIEAGLRPQWFDYVCGEVFASMEAGVPIGGICLYPIMNHPGWDDDRHCPNGLIDYDRRSFRRSVHAPLAEALFRQRDLRAGLRRSA; this is encoded by the coding sequence ATGTTCAAAAGCTTCTTCCAGGGCGGGTTCGAGTGCTCGACGCATCGTCGTGACGATGGCGTGCGCCTCGACATCATCGCCGCCACCCGCCACGATGTGATGGCGGCGCAGGACTATGCGCTGCTGCACGGGCTAGGCGTGTACACGGTTCGCGATGGCGCGCGCTGGCATCTGATCGAGGGCGCGCCCGGTCATTATGACTGGTCGAGCCTGCTGCCCATGCTGGACGCGGCCAGGCTGACCCGCACCGAGGTGATCTGGGACCTGCTGCACTATGGCTGGCCGGACCATCTCGACATCTGGTCGAGCGCCTTCGTGGACCGGTTCGCGGCCTTCGCCGGCGCGCTCGCCCGGCTCGTTCGCGATCGCGGCGACGAGGTTCCGTGGTACTGCCCGGTCAACGAGATTTCCTTCATGTCATGGGCGGGAGGGGACTTCGCCATCTTCAACCCGTGCGCGCGCGGGCGGGGCGACGAACTCAAGCGCCAGCTGGTTCGTGCGGCCATCGCGGCCATGGATGCGATCTGGGCGGTCGATCCGCGCGCCCGCTTCGTCCACGCCGATCCGCTGATCCATGTCCATCCCGTGCCGGGAAGCTCGTCGACGCAGGGCCGCGCCCGCCGCCACACCCGCGCGCAGTACCAGGCCTGGGACATGATGTCCGGCCGCTCCTGGCCCGGGCTTGGCGGCAAGCCGGAATATCTCGATGTGCTGGGCGTGAACTACTATTGCCACAACCAGTGGGTGGTGGGGGCGGGCCCGCTGGACTGGCAGGGCAGCGACAGCCGCTTCATCCCCTTGCGCGACCTGCTGGCGCGAGCCCATCGCCGCTACGGACGGCCCATGTTCATCGCGGAAACCGGGATCGAGGCCGGGCTGAGGCCGCAATGGTTCGACTATGTCTGCGGCGAGGTCTTCGCAAGCATGGAGGCGGGGGTCCCGATCGGCGGAATCTGCCTCTATCCCATCATGAACCATCCCGGCTGGGATGATGATCGCCACTGCCCCAACGGCCTGATCGA
- a CDS encoding PRC-barrel domain containing protein has product MQTQQPMGATGGVQQGARAAMQAVATPQPGQMLGSDLTGTNVYGMNNENIGDINDLLIGRDGRVVAVVVGVGGFLGIGQKDVAVPFEALEIQSAATTGTRATGTGTTPGVTGIGVTGTTGMAAHGTLHPDRIVLRGMTRADLESAPAFDAEGTRRVGTTGSTGMTGTGSGTGTSTGTGTSATPPRP; this is encoded by the coding sequence ATGCAGACCCAGCAGCCCATGGGCGCAACCGGGGGCGTCCAGCAGGGCGCACGCGCCGCCATGCAGGCCGTGGCCACGCCGCAGCCGGGGCAGATGCTCGGCTCGGACCTCACCGGCACGAATGTCTACGGCATGAACAATGAGAACATCGGCGACATCAATGACCTGCTGATCGGACGCGACGGTCGCGTCGTGGCCGTCGTGGTCGGCGTCGGCGGCTTCCTCGGCATCGGCCAGAAGGATGTCGCGGTGCCGTTCGAGGCGCTGGAAATCCAGAGCGCCGCGACGACGGGCACCCGCGCGACCGGGACGGGCACGACGCCCGGCGTCACGGGGATCGGCGTCACGGGGACCACGGGCATGGCCGCGCATGGCACGCTCCACCCTGACCGCATCGTGCTGCGCGGCATGACCCGCGCCGACCTCGAAAGCGCTCCCGCCTTCGACGCCGAAGGGACGCGCAGGGTCGGTACAACCGGCTCGACCGGCATGACCGGCACTGGCAGCGGCACAGGCACGAGCACAGGCACGGGCACCAGCGCCACGCCTCCGCGTCCCTGA
- a CDS encoding DNA repair exonuclease — MMRFIHTADWQIGKVFRLFGEKEPVLQQARLDCISAIGALARAEGVSDVLVAGDIYDHEAPLPRTLREPLERMRQHPSVRWHLIPGNHDPHRPRGLWDCVQDLGLPGNVVTHLAPQPFSLDGAVLFPAPLMRKSEVRDLTVWMDAAESPAGALRIGLAHGSVTDFGAEGEAGNPIDAARPRLAGLDYLALGDWHRTVEIGPRLHYAGTPEPDRFDSQPEGVALIVSIEGPGATPQVERRVVGRHRWMRQSRRLDDPAAIPDLDRQIRGMTGLSSMVMRLDLEGALPLEAHAALQDSLDGLQAAMLWLDVERRGLSAKPSLADLEAIDFDGVLRRSTDQLLAMAQDGALDADARRLAEEALVELYTRSAGRGAREAAP; from the coding sequence ATGATGCGGTTCATCCACACGGCCGACTGGCAAATCGGCAAGGTGTTCCGCCTGTTCGGCGAGAAGGAGCCGGTGCTGCAGCAGGCGCGGCTCGACTGCATCAGCGCGATCGGGGCGCTGGCGCGGGCCGAGGGCGTGAGCGACGTGCTTGTCGCCGGCGACATCTATGACCACGAAGCTCCGTTGCCGCGCACGCTGCGCGAGCCGCTCGAACGCATGCGCCAGCATCCGTCCGTGCGCTGGCATCTCATCCCGGGCAATCACGATCCGCACCGCCCGCGCGGCCTCTGGGACTGCGTGCAGGACCTTGGCCTGCCGGGTAACGTCGTCACGCATCTCGCGCCGCAGCCCTTCAGTCTGGACGGGGCGGTGCTCTTCCCCGCCCCGCTGATGCGCAAGAGCGAGGTGCGCGACCTCACCGTCTGGATGGATGCAGCGGAGAGCCCGGCCGGCGCGCTGCGCATCGGGCTTGCACATGGCTCGGTCACCGATTTCGGCGCCGAGGGCGAGGCCGGCAATCCGATCGACGCGGCGCGGCCGCGCCTTGCCGGGCTCGATTACCTCGCGCTCGGGGACTGGCACCGCACGGTCGAGATCGGGCCGCGCCTGCACTATGCCGGCACGCCGGAGCCGGACCGTTTCGACAGCCAGCCGGAGGGCGTGGCCCTGATCGTGAGCATCGAAGGCCCCGGCGCGACGCCGCAGGTCGAGCGCCGCGTGGTCGGCAGGCACCGCTGGATGCGCCAGAGCCGCCGGCTCGACGATCCTGCGGCCATCCCTGACCTCGATCGGCAGATCCGGGGCATGACGGGGCTGAGCAGCATGGTGATGCGGCTCGACCTTGAAGGCGCGCTGCCGCTCGAGGCGCATGCGGCGCTGCAGGACAGCCTGGACGGGTTGCAGGCCGCGATGCTCTGGCTCGACGTGGAGCGCAGGGGGCTATCGGCAAAGCCGAGCCTTGCCGATCTCGAGGCCATCGACTTCGACGGCGTTCTGCGCCGGAGCACGGACCAGCTGCTCGCCATGGCGCAGGATGGCGCGCTGGATGCGGATGCACGCCGGCTCGCTGAGGAGGCGCTGGTGGAGCTTTACACGCGCAGCGCGGGGCGTGGCGCCAGGGAGGCCGCGCCGTGA
- a CDS encoding TetR/AcrR family transcriptional regulator, with protein MTQQPQKPERYHHGNLRVSLIGAGRTILEEGGLGALSLRAVARRAGVSHAAPAHHFASLGLFLSACAASGFAEFSEALLAARARGHTPALAMAEMGRAYLAFARAHPALFRLMFNHDAIAQRTAEHAEEGARAYQILVDAVRALDERVDDETLEFRTLAIWSLAHGHADLMLERQVGARCDAPDQVLPMAQQQVARALLVLMRGFDASS; from the coding sequence ATGACGCAGCAACCGCAAAAGCCGGAGCGGTATCATCATGGCAATCTGCGGGTGTCACTGATCGGGGCCGGCCGCACGATTCTCGAGGAAGGCGGTCTCGGCGCCCTGAGTCTGCGGGCGGTGGCCCGGCGTGCGGGAGTCTCCCACGCAGCGCCGGCGCATCACTTCGCATCGCTTGGGCTGTTCCTGTCGGCCTGCGCCGCATCCGGCTTTGCCGAATTCTCCGAAGCCTTGCTGGCTGCGCGCGCTCGCGGGCACACTCCTGCGCTGGCCATGGCCGAGATGGGCCGGGCCTATCTCGCCTTTGCGAGGGCGCATCCGGCGCTCTTCCGGCTGATGTTCAACCATGACGCGATCGCGCAGCGGACGGCCGAACATGCCGAGGAGGGCGCAAGGGCTTACCAGATCCTGGTCGACGCCGTGCGTGCGCTGGATGAGCGCGTGGATGACGAGACGCTTGAGTTTCGCACCCTTGCAATCTGGTCCCTGGCGCATGGTCATGCCGATCTGATGCTGGAGCGGCAGGTCGGCGCGCGTTGCGATGCACCGGATCAGGTTCTGCCGATGGCTCAGCAGCAGGTGGCCCGCGCGCTGTTGGTGCTGATGCGCGGATTTGATGCCTCTTCATGA